From Nitrospira sp.:
TAATATAGCCTCAGGGACACTGTCAAGAAAGCGAAAGAGAAGACAGCGCTCCCTCAGTGAGCTGAAAGAGCGATGCTTCTTCCTTTGTTGCAGGCACTCGTGCAGTAGAAGACGACTACTTCACGGCAGAACGAAGTTCTTTCCCGGCTGAGAACTTGGGTACCTTGGCAGCCGGAATTCTGAGCGATTGGCCTGTTCTTGGGTTTCTTCCCATCCGGGCTTTCCGCTTAGAGATCGTAAACGTGCCGAAATTGACAAGGGAGACTCGTTGCCCCTTCTTGAGGGAGGACGTCACCGCTCCGGTAAACGCTTCAAGCGCAGTTCCTGCCGCGACCTTGGTGATTCCTGCCGAAGCGGCCATCTTCGCAATCAACTCTTCCTTGGTCATAATATCCCTCCTCCTTGAGTGTTGAGAGAAATGTGAACGGTGAGTTCAGTGGCACTTCGCGACACAAGAACCTACGCACTAGGACCCGCCTTTAGTTTTGGTGAGTTTTAAGGGAATGTGTAGGTCGACGATCTTTTTTCTCAGAGTGTTTCGGTTCAGCCCAAGAAGTTCAGCCGCCCGTATTTGGTTCCCTCGTGTCTCCTTTAATGCTGATGTGATGAGAGGGCGTTCGACTGCGGCAAGGAGGATCGAATGCAGATTCCTTGCCGATCCGTTCCTCATGCCTTTCACAAATTCTCCCATCTTAACCTCTAAGTAACTCTCCAGCGAGCCATCACGGCCTTTATTCGGATCGAGGAGGCTCTGTATATTCATCGCCTGAATCATCTTCAGTGTCTTCCTCAAGACAGCGCGTGAACCTTTGATGAACAATGTGCGAGATGG
This genomic window contains:
- a CDS encoding HU family DNA-binding protein gives rise to the protein MTKEELIAKMAASAGITKVAAGTALEAFTGAVTSSLKKGQRVSLVNFGTFTISKRKARMGRNPRTGQSLRIPAAKVPKFSAGKELRSAVK